From a region of the Candida albicans SC5314 chromosome 1, complete sequence genome:
- the TFA1 gene encoding transcription factor TFIIE subunit (Protein with polyglutamate motifs and abundant Ser/Thr residues; described as a subunit of TFIIE, which is a basal transcription initiation factor of RNA Polymerase II; possibly an essential gene, disruptants not obtained by UAU1 method) yields MDDSVRSLIRFVSRGFYSTPYVLILDAVLRHSVLSEDDLIHLLGIKRKELRSLCNRLVDDRLLTNHIQREDNGQQKYVTRTYFFIHITEAIDSIKWKVHSIVNVLKQEMSSFGNPQGYVCPRCGNKVSQLDAISMLSEDKTEFICDVCQGVLIEDDSSQQATLKQERLEKLMKQLDPIIKFLKIIDETQIRDNDFESALLQAIPAQSATTASYTLSNRVSSKSRSNAQAMQNAAARSQATLHVSITANDENYEREQMEKENRRQKLEQNALPSWHSNSTVGQSNTFGKLEDEEDDHMGTPSSIKEEGEQGEANTDSKEIYGSDSKEGTTEQSSVMATPEPQSTVNNNSNFNNVSAELKEREAQDALAAYYAQLAEQDADEDDDDDDDEEFDDII; encoded by the coding sequence ATGGACGATTCAGTCAGATCACTTATTCGGTTTGTTAGCAGAGGATTTTACAGTACTCCTTATGtattaattcttgatgCTGTCCTTCGTCACTCTGTATTATCAGAAGatgatttgattcatttgttgggaatcaaaagaaaagagcTACGTTCACTTTGTAATCGATTAGTTGATGACAGGTTATTAACCAATCATATTCAACGAGAGGATAATGGCCAACAGAAATATGTGACTCGTACCTACTTTTTCATTCATATAACTGAAGCTATTGATTCGATCAAGTGGAAAGTTCACTCGATTGTCAATGTATTAAAACAGGAAATGTCAAGCTTTGGTAATCCACAGGGGTATGTATGTCCTAGATGTGGCAATAAAGTAAGTCAGTTGGATGCAATATCTATGTTGAGCGAAGATAAAACTGAATTCATATGTGATGTGTGTCAAGGTGTTTTAATTGAAGACGATTCTTCACAGCAAGCAACTTTAAAACAAGAACgacttgaaaaattgatgaaacaaCTTGATCcaatcattaaatttttgaaaattatagATGAAACTCAAATACGAGACAACGATTTCGAATCAGCTTTATTACAAGCTATCCCAGCACAATCAGCCACCACAGCATCATACACATTATCCAATCGTGTCAGTTCCAAGTCAAGATCGAATGCTCAAGCAATGCAAAATGCCGCAGCCAGATCACAAGCCACTTTACATGTCTCTATCACCGCAAATGATGAAAACTATGAACGAGAACAAATGGAAAAGGAAAACAGAAGACAGAAATTGGAACAGAATGCATTGCCTTCATGGCACTCAAACAGTACTGTTGGCCAATCCAATACTTTTGGTAAACTTGAAGACGAGGAAGACGATCACATGGGTACTCCATCATCTATCAAAGAGGAAGGAGAGCAAGGAGAAGCAAATACCGACTCTAAAGAAATATATGGAAGTGACAGCAAAGAAGGAACTACTGAGCAATCCTCAGTTATGGCTACACCTGAACCTCAGAGTACTGTCAACAATAATTCCAACTTTAATAATGTATCCGCAGAATTGAAAGAGAGAGAGGCACAAGATGCATTAGCTGCATATTATGCTCAATTGGCAGAACAGGACGCtgatgaagatgacgacgatgacgacgatgaagagtttgatgatataatttaa
- a CDS encoding uncharacterized protein (Ortholog of Candida albicans WO-1 : CAWG_00450) has translation MNARTTLPSISSSQSCNGGKSGIKSKASPINFLLATYPPNCCLIVSNVDDFVPICLSTTDPHLSFKFPNIHWKISSCNHSISCNGSYPLVALPSASVVPSASTICIKQSASVKSLKNLFPNPSPKWAFGTNPATSNNIIGTPLFPLRQYP, from the coding sequence ATGAATGCACGAACAACTTTACCAAGCATTTCGTCATCCCAGTCCTGTAATGGCGGCAAGTCAGGTATCAAATCTAAGGCATCcccaattaattttttgttggcCACATACCCACCTAATTGTTGTCTCATAGTTTCCAATGTCGATGATTTTGTACCAATATGTCTTCTGACCACAGACCCCCATCTTTCCTTCAAGTTTCCCAATATCCATTGGAAAATCTCATCTTGCAACCATTCAATATCCTGCAATGGATCATATCCCCTTGTTGCTTTACCCTCGGCATCAGTGGTTCCACTGGCATCAACAATATGTATCAAACAATCTGCTTCTGTCAAATCACTTAAAAACTTGTTTCCCAACCCTCTGCCCAAGTGGGCGTTTGGCACCAATCCCGCAACATCCAACAACATTATAGGTACACCTCTCTTCCCGTTACGACAATATCCATAA
- a CDS encoding uncharacterized protein (Ortholog(s) have cytosol, nucleus localization) has protein sequence MTYSGLVTPHSRPTTPSFGLNSNAATSATSTGPSNSSSGSTPKVIVPSYEKPIHESLSQIYKTLLELKNNRSKYINSKQIYKIYHEFLDILNELKVTRKDEELKGITLNLPNTNDLITDDIFQLLSLCFVTCGLTKFAPATYSSLSTVMKLLNHLKECKVYTVEDLAPIGIRLAEIRDIVISTTNYEEDDDEDEEEEANRHANHQIEETLLRNKLIKCETLYQDLESNFKNVPKDLEPTYNKLIELRKNILNYMISYKDEKSNAGKNLIKHEKLTIKINQFKAELKKIEQYRDETDMKFHSNDVSDLDEQKLESLQAIMNGLIDECNNLLGDLLAQDDSDEISSSLSSLNLNEESQELKAKYDSIYHQLQDLKLTLENLLITRRWTLRETDLYSYQKQLKTFDEQRLNLVKQTNKDDTKAFKKSQLLILFLLRRCYGLVYKLLESSEPVSESLTPIHNQLQTVKRCLLELKRVDGLNNLKELYPFQFKLASLDNLRQDGKFIVDGSIPEGQGTLNALLAECFDIVQELKIELEEKEIENGDEGEDDLTGGSFTNSKTIGNGNNELTDDDVEIKRNRFHDFNEADYDLDSESDYDDDDDDDNDYSISESEYEGNDYY, from the coding sequence atgaCTTACTCAGGGTTAGTTACTCCCCATTCAAGACCAACCACTCCTTCTTTTGGATTAAATTCCAATGCTGCAACTTCAGCTACAAGCACGGGACCTTCAAATTCTAGTTCTGGATCCACTCCCAAAGTAATTGTTCCATCGTATGAAAAGCCGATACATGAATCCTTATCACAGATTTACAAAACTTTATTGGAATTGAAGAACAATAGAAGCAAATACAttaattcaaaacaaatatacAAGATTTATCATGAGTTTcttgatattttgaatgaattgaaagtgACGAGAAAGGATGAGGAATTGAAAGGTATCACATTAAATTTGCCCAATactaatgatttaattactgatgatatttttcaattattatcattatgtTTTGTGACTTGTGGTTTGACCAAATTTGCCCCAGCAACATATAGCTCTTTGAGTACAGttatgaaattattgaatcatttgaaaGAATGCAAAGTGTACACCGTCGAGGACTTGGCTCCTATTGGGATCAGATTAGCCGAAATTAGAGACATTGTTATTTCGACCACTAATTACGAAgaggatgatgatgaagatgaagaggAGGAAGCTAATCGTCACGCCAACCatcaaattgaagaaacGTTGTTgagaaacaaattgatcaaatgtGAAACATTATACCAAGACTTGGAGAGTAATTTTAAGAATGTTCCAAAAGATTTGGAACCAActtataataaattaattgaactAAGAAAAAACATTTTGAACTATATGATTAGTTataaagatgaaaaatCTAATGCTGGAAAGAATTTAATCAAACATGAAAAGTTGAcgataaaaataaatcaatttaaagcagaattgaaaaagattgaaCAATACAGAGATGAAACAGATATGAAGTTTCATAGTAATGATGTGTCTGATTTAGATGAACAAAAGCTTGAGTCATTACAAGCTATAATGAATGGGTTAATAGATGAATGTAATAACTTGTTAGGTGATTTACTAGCACAAGATGACAGTGACGAGATTTCCTCgtcattatcttcattgaatttgaatgaaGAAAGTCAGGAATTGAAAGCTAAATATGATTCcatttatcatcaattgcaagatttgaaattaacaTTGgagaatttattaattactAGAAGATGGACATTAAGAGAAACTGATTTATACTCatatcaaaaacaattgaaaacatttgATGAACAAAGGTTGAATTTGgtcaaacaaacaaataaagaTGACACAAAGGCATTCAAAAAGTCgcaattattgatattatttcttttgagACGATGTTATGGATTAGTTTATAAGTTATTGGAGAGTAGTGAACCTGTCAGTGAAAGTTTAACTCCCATTCATAACCAATTGCAAACGGTAAAGAGATGTCttttagaattgaaacGTGTTGATGgattaaacaatttaaagGAATTATACCCGttccaattcaaattggCATCGTTAGATAATCTTCGTCAAGATGGTAAGTTTATTGTGGATGGCAGTATACCCGAGGGTCAAGGAACACTAAATGCTTTGCTTGCTGAATGTTTTGATATTGTGCAAGAATTGAAGATTGAATTagaggaaaaagaaattgagaATGGTGATGAAGGTGAAGATGATTTAACCGGTGGTAGTTTTACCAACTCcaaaacaattggaaatgGTAACAATGAGTTGAccgatgatgatgttgaaatcaaaagaaatagatTTCATGATTTTAATGAAGCTGATTATGACTTGGATAGTGAATCagattatgatgatgatgatgacgatgacaATGATTATAGTATAAGTGAATCTGAATATGAAGGAAATGATTACTATTAA
- a CDS encoding uncharacterized protein (Protein required for localizing proteasomes to the nucleus; involved in ubiquitin-mediated protein degradation; possibly an essential gene, disruptants not obtained by UAU1 method; Spider biofilm induced) has protein sequence MMSTNFQWPGTNKNDNTEVSVETPSSTDPHVPRYPFTAMSHATASTTMKKRKRDDFDGDKSTTITMNTTTTRKYIQSSLGSSKFKKAKTPKISGQPLPLPRLIESLDKSNLQKLVQDLITVHPELQSTLIKISPRPSIQDSIQLLQDKFDMIISHLPYKCDVESDYSYLRIKPHLQEFLSSVSDFILNYLPPLETNMTHSLQFLHETTKLVYNLPNFTNQEFQYTKSSALEQIANCWLIVLSQDEEKEGNTDVVKVIQELELLEKLHEHNEISFNKFEKVVDYCKDKLEQHELIMNNNEAGSGVTSSISDLITVDYSKYSIANTTSI, from the coding sequence ATGATGTCCACAAATTTTCAATGGCCAGGAACCAACAAGAATGATAATACAGAAGTATCTGTTGAAACACCATCAAGCACAGATCCTCATGTCCCTCGCTATCCATTTACCGCAATGTCACATGCGACGGCAAGCACAACtatgaagaaaagaaagcGAGACGATTTTGATGGCGACAAGTCAACAACTATCACTATGAATACCACGACAACACGTAAATACATACAATCATCTTTAGGATCTTCCAAGTTCAAGAAGGCCAAAACACCCAAAATCAGTGGGCAACCTTTGCCACTACCTAGATTGATTGAATCATTAGACAAATccaatttacaaaaactTGTGCAAGATTTAATAACTGTTCATCCTGAATTACAATCtacattaattaaaatttcCCCTAGACCTTCTATTCAAGATTCCATTCAACTTTTACAAGACAAATTTGATATGATTATATCTCATTTGCCTTACAAGTGTGATGTTGAAAGTGATTATTCATATTTAAGAATCAAACCTCATTTGCAAGAATTTTTATCATCAGTGTCTGATTtcattttaaattatttaccTCCATTAGAAACAAATATGACACATTCTTTGCAATTTTTACACGAAACTACCAAATTAGTGTATAACTTGCCTAATTTCACTaatcaagaatttcaaTACACCAAGTCCTCTGCATTAGAACAGATTGCTAACTGTTGGTTGATTGTATTAAGCCaggatgaagaaaaagaaggaaacACTGATGTGGTGAAAGTTATacaagaattggaattgttgGAGAAATTACACGAACATAATGAGATATCATTCAATaagtttgaaaaagttgttgattattgtAAAGACAAGTTAGAACAACATGAATTAATCATGAATAATAACGAAGCCGGCTCTGGTGTTACATCGTCAATAAGTGACTTGATCACTGTGGATTATTCTAAATACTCTATAGCCAATACAACTTCTATATAG
- the SKI3 gene encoding SKI complex subunit tetratricopeptide repeat protein (Ortholog(s) have role in nuclear-transcribed mRNA catabolic process, 3'-5' exonucleolytic nonsense-mediated decay, nuclear-transcribed mRNA catabolic process, non-stop decay and Ski complex, cytosol localization), which produces MSSIKKYLKSAKASIEANDPESTLDFANDALEEDPNCYFAYVFKGKAYQLLRDIPKAIKAFQKATEIEPNNLLAWKGYFQVLKVSDDYKLFFQVLTNLVRLLTDQGISIAETLKDMRNYLDRQKYKSNDNLYEFYLRSILPGSELGDLIGTAIEPTDVTVKKLLDFKTSQTEKTVVNRVSKERVKFGRVITTDQKAKLDNIAWSYYEDGDILELYEMFLNVCDDEELRHKYEEKLLKFKYELLKVCPDKQAMHQDIKNQMEDMILINTKSLFCWNLYFDWCDAKTINDLDENKVISYLQIFQNEGLGLILFAYVMSDISPFSKEKIVKSLSAYDINKRKPDSSQLNPEDDKDAELLEELADDATLEDETSSSQYYLPQDEVLGLILEGYSKTKNSVLASRIIVNYYIHLREYNLASEKCRDGIKTLADIQRTFGIDLTNTKEDFLCSLAIVYTYYEAPKNYNRAIQLYEKILESNPDNVKAQVGKGLIYVERGELEEARTILGAVVKKYPTNIEAESEYYWCLVKLGEYSQGRKGLEGFLSKITGGDLHSRETRAVARWRIAKSYFLENADNNDNVKECYNNLIKSLKDSDLYAPSYTLLGILFQDYYGDTERAQKCFYKAFDLDTNEIVAARYLVQQATSKNEWEVAQVLAKRVVSNESSRRLIMRGDVDTDKAWPYRVLGSGALNSQDDAKAVEWFQNALRLDANDFDCWVGLGEAYYHCGRFDAAAKVFRHALTLKNNDWVVKYMLGVVMCEMKEYNEGLTNLYEALEMRPSEECILSAIYEANIQNCQRFIQSGFFGRAINANLKALSFIKQSLSQNSTSQKAWKSLGEVLKVFTRIQQNINQVPFNDVFDIFESLGYNETVSSVADIDLDESINLKNAQELYAQGEKAQSLFVLIIVAAVAGVKSLSLKANKLLRATAYYNLGLALLEAYQNDDQMSVYRDTSILFFKKSIQLEQSNANYWIALGNAYFTSNPQISQHCYIKATTLEVKDAEIWVNLASLFLRYGDTELSKDTFLRAQSVAPQDAQSWLGHAVAADILGEENKASGYYVHAFTLSKGRLALAQFLYGLSVVNKSQGRDPRDIETAQEFSISNQAMQQYLKYYPDDEAGLSIALSIAERCKDFESAIALGTKLSELYERQYEANESEVVLQKFATVKSQLARIHLGLGDYEQALDNAQMALQLNETSEILLSSKITMGLSYFFLNDFSSALEELKVVLGEYSDSSRIVSLIAQVLHAHGTEETKQAAVDQLFAFIEEYGSSLLVVLTLGAISLVDQLDDYLPAIKEELSTLGLNEIVCDTHREVPRLLNEINTRLDDGNNENAWLRYAFLFPFDYNIWKNINSTMAKQVISLHDVKVNGVQYSDALLKTGQLRDIQRSLLFNPGNNEAIKALHGCL; this is translated from the coding sequence ATGTCGTCGATCAAAAAGTACCTTAAATCTGCTAAAGCATCTATAGAAGCAAATGATCCTGAATCAACACTAGATTTTGCCAACGACGCTTTAGAAGAAGATCcaaattgttattttgCATATGTATTTAAAGGAAAAGCATATCAATTGCTTAGAGACATTCCAAAGGCAATCAAGGCATTTCAAAAGGCAACAGAGATTGaaccaaataatttattggCCTGGAAAGGATATTTTCAAGTCCTTAAAGTGTCTGATGACTACAAATTGTTCTTCCAAGTTTTGACCAATTTAGTGAGACTTTTAACAGATCAAGGGATCTCAATAGCGGAAACATTGAAAGATATGAGAAACTATTTGGATCGCCAAAAGTACAAGAGTAATGACAATTTATATGAATTTTATTTGAGGTCAATACTACCAGGATCTGAATTGGGTGACTTGATTGGAACAGCCATCGAACCTACTGATGTTACagtgaaaaaattgttagATTTTAAGACTAGTCAAACTGAAAAAACTGTTGTCAATAGAGTTTCCAAAGAAAGAGTTAAATTTGGTAGGGTTATAACTACTGATCAAAAGGCAAAACTTGATAACATTGCTTGGTCTTATTATGAGGACGGTGATATTCTCGAGTTGTACGAAATGTTTCTCAATGTGTGTGACGATGAAGAGTTGAGACACAAGTACGAAGAGAAATTGTTAAAGTTCAAGTACGAACTCTTGAAGGTATGTCCTGATAAACAAGCAATGCATCAAGATATCAAAAACCAAATGGAAGATATGATTCTTATCAATACTAAAAGCTTGTTTTGTTGGAATTTGTATTTCGATTGGTGTGATGCAAAGACAATCAATGATCTTGATGAAAATAAGGTGATATCTTACTTGcaaatctttcaaaatGAGGGTTTGGggttgattttgtttgCCTATGTCATGAGTGATATTTCTCCATTTAGTAAAGAGAAAATCGTGAAAAGTTTATCGGCATACGACATCAACAAACGGAAGCCTGATTCATCGCAGTTGAATCCTGAAGATGACAAGGATGCAGAACTTTTAGAAGAGCTTGCGGATGATGCCACTTTGGAAGACGAAACTTCTTCATctcaatattatttacCCCAAGATGAAGTTTTGGGTTTGATTTTAGAAGGTTATAGTAAAACGAAAAATTCAGTGTTGGCCAGCAGAATAATTGTTAATTACTATATTCATTTGCGAGAATATAACTTGGCTTCGGAAAAATGTCGTGATGGTATTAAAACTTTAGCTGATATTCAGCGGACTTTTGGGATAGATTTGACAAATACCAAGGAGGACTTTTTGTGTTCACTTGCAATTGTGTACACTTATTATGAAGCTCCCAAAAACTATAACCGAGCAATTCAGCTTTATGAGAAAATTTTAGAGTCAAATCCAGATAATGTTAAAGCACAAGTGGGTAAAGGATTGATATATGTCGAGAGAGGGGAATTAGAGGAAGCTAGAACTATTTTAGGAGCTGTTGTTAAGAAATATCCTACGAATATTGAGGCTGAATCAGAGTATTATTGGTGTTTAGTCAAGTTGGGAGAATACTCACAAGGGCGAAAGGGTTTGGAAGGCTTTTTGAGTAAGATCACTGGTGGTGATTTACACAGTCGTGAAACTAGAGCTGTTGCTCGTTGGAGAATTGCAAAAAGttattttttggaaaatgCCGACAACAATGACAATGTTAAAGAGTGCTACAATAACTTGATCAAATCACTTAAGGATTCTGATTTGTATGCACCTTCATACACTTTGCTTGGTATTTTGTTTCAAGACTATTATGGCGACACTGAAAGAGCACAAAAGTGTTTTTACAAAGCGTTTGATCTAGACACAAACGAGATTGTGGCAGCAAGGTATTTGGTCCAACAAGCGACTCTGAAGAATGAATGGGAAGTTGCGCAAGTATTAGCCAAAAGAGTCGTGAGCAACGAAAGTTCAAGAAGATTGATAATGCGTGGTGATGTGGATACAGATAAAGCATGGCCTTATCGTGTGCTAGGTAGTGGTGCCTTAAATTCTCAAGATGATGCAAAGGCTGTCGAATGGTTTCAAAACGCACTCCGTTTAGATGCTAACGATTTTGACTGTTGGGTAGGCTTAGGTGAAGCATACTACCATTGTGGACGGTTCGATGCTGCAGCTAAAGTTTTCCGTCATGCATtgacattgaaaaataatgacTGGGTAGTCAAGTACATGTTGGGAGTGGTCATGTGTGAAATGAAAGAATACAATGAAGGGTTGACCAATTTATATGAAGCCTTAGAAATGAGACCTAGTGAAGAATGTATTCTCAGTGCAATTTATGAAGCAAACATACAAAACTGTCAACGTTTTATTCAATCAGGGTTTTTCGGAAGAGCAATCAACGCGAATTTGAAAGCATTATCTTTTATAAAACAGTCTCTCTCCCAAAATTCAACTTCGCAAAAGGCGTGGAAGTCATTAGGTGAGGTGTTAAAGGTGTTCACTagaattcaacaaaatattaatCAAGTTCCTTTCAATGATGtgtttgatatttttgaaagttTAGGATATAATGAAACTGTATCTCTGGTTGCTGATATCGATCttgatgaatcaattaatttgaaaaatgctCAAGAATTGTATGCTCAAGGTGAGAAGGCTCAGTCCTTGTTtgtattgataattgttgctgctgtCGCAGGTGTAAAATCTTTATCGTTGAAAGCTAACAAGTTGTTACGTGCGACAGCGTACTACAATTTGGGTTTGGCCTTGTTAGAGGCTTACCAAAATGACGACCAAATGCTGGTTTACAGGGACACAtctattttgtttttcaaaaaatctATTCAACTTGAACAAAGCAATGCTAACTATTGGATTGCATTAGGTAATGCTTATTTTACGTCTAATCCACAAATATCACAACACTGTTATATCAAAGCTACTACTTTGGAGGTGAAAGATGCTGAAATATGGGTAAATTTGgcatcattatttttaagATATGGAGACACCGAATTATCGAAGGATACGTTTTTAAGAGCTCAATCGGTGGCCCCTCAAGATGCTCAATCATGGTTAGGACATGCAGTTGCTGCGGATATATTGGGTGAAGAAAACAAGGCATCGGGTTATTATGTTCATGCATTTACATTATCTAAAGGTCGTTTAGCGTTAGCACAATTTCTTTATGGATTATCGGTGGTAAATAAAAGCCAAGGTCGGGATCCTAGAGATATTGAAACTGCTCAAGAATTTAGCATTAGTAATCAAGCAATGCAACAATATCTCAAATATTATCCTGATGATGAGGCTGGATTAAGTATTGCGTTATCGATTGCTGAAAGGTGTAAAGATTTCGAGCTGGCAATCGCTTTAGGAACTAAATTAAGTGAACTTTATGAGAGGCAATATGAGGCAAATGAAAGTGAGGTtgttttacaaaaatttgCAACTGTGAAATCTCAATTAGCTAGAATTCACTTGGGTTTGGGTGATTATGAACAAGCTTTAGACAATGCACAAATGGCtttacaattgaatgaaacTTCAGAGATCTTGTTATCTTCGAAAATTACTATGGGGCTCAGCTATTTCTTCCTAAATGATTTCCTGAGCGCTctagaagaattgaaagttGTTCTTGGAGAATACAGTGATTCTTCGAGAATTGTTAGTTTGATTGCTCAAGTCTTGCATGCGCATGGAACTGAGGAGACTAAACAGGCCGCTGTTGATCAATTGTTTGCCTTCATTGAAGAATATGGatcttcattattagtTGTCCTCACTTTGGGTGCAATTTCTCTTGTGGATCAATTGGATGATTATTTGCCGGCGATTAAGGAAGAGTTGTCAACTCTTGgattaaatgaaattgtttgTGACACCCACAGAGAAGTTCCTCGattattgaatgaaataaataCTAGACTTGATGAtggtaataatgaaaatgctTGGCTTAGATATGCATTTTTGTTCCCATTTGATTATAACATCTGGAAGAACATTAATAGTACAATGGCTAAACAAGTGATTTCTTTGCATGATGTCAAGGTTAATGGGGTACAGTATTCCGATGCATTATTAAAGACTGGTCAATTGAGAGATATTCAACGTAGCTTACTATTCAATCCTGGTAACAATGAAGCTATAAAGGCGTTGCATGGGTGTTTATGA